CGTACTGTGACGTCACTCAGGGAAATAATATTTTTCAGGGATTTTTGTGGCTTTTAGGAAGGTTTTGAAAACATGAAACTCCATTGATTAAAAATATAGACTATACAGATCTATAAATGCATATTcccatgtctcgaggtgtcctgttactagcgtctcttttactattgtggtcaatgggaaaattgcttttttgaGCCAAATGCGTATTATTGTTGCAGTACCACTAGTGGCCACTGGAAAAaatgtcttcaaggcagagggggcggcgctcaatccagttcttataatatagccatgacactcacacacaacagagAGAGCGGAAGTGAGAGAGACTGTAACGAATAAGTCGACGGCGACATGTCACGCAACGCCCCCATTCAACAGTGGAGATAAAACaccgccattttggcaggaagctgcATCGTCTCAGCCTGTGTCCACATAAACAAATCAAGATGGTGGATTCTTGTTGTGCCCCGGGATGCCGAAACAGACGGGAACAAGGAAACGGTAAAGCATTTTACCGGATCCCCAAAGACCCTGAGAGACGACAGAGGTGGATCACTGCCATAAAACGTGCTCGGATGTCGGAGCACTGGGAACCGTCAGCCAACGGATTCCGTTTATGTAGTGATCATTTCATATCAGGTACATATCCCCACGGCTATTAAATACAATATCGTGTTTATTCCTGCACGTTTTACTGCTCTTTCTGGCATTTGACGTCGCGAAAAAGGCAAGTTAGACCGTACGGGGCTATTAAGTGACGTCACTCGTATGGAACGGGGTCGTGTTGTTGTTATTGGGATGGGGGCGGATGTGTTACCTTACTCTTAACTTCATTTTCTCGGCCCTTTATAAAGTATGGTGAGACGTTGCTGTGTCATGCGGTGCAGCAGCGCCTCGCATGAtcacaaagggaaaaaaaatcgaCAATGGACTGAGTTTTTTCCGCTTTCCCACTTGGCGGCAGACTGAAGGGAATCAGATTTCAGGCATAACAGGGAGACGTCGAATGGCTTGGGTGTCTGCTGTCAATCGAGAAAATATAACCACCGAGAGGGTTCCGCCATCAATGAGAGTGTGCTCCTTACATTTTAATTCTGGTAAGTTGAAAATCATATACGCTttgcatttgtttcctctttcgTCTTtccaccacacacatacagatacacACAGGCAACTTGTAACTTGACATGTGATTGTTGAAATATTGTAGTTATGTACATTATGCATATGTACTATTATGCAATTGTTGAACTACTGTggttataacacacacacatatgtaagTGTATATAGTTTGGACACCTTCTCATGTAATGGTTTTCTAAACTATTACTATTTACATTGTAGATTCTCACTGAAGGCATCAAAACTATGAATGAACACATATGGAATTATGTAGGGaacaaaaaaactgtgaaataattcaaaacatgttttatattttagattCCTTAAAGTAGCCACCCTTTGCTTTGTTGTCAGCACTGCAAACCCTTGGCCTTCTCTCAATGAGCTTCATGATGTAGTGACCTGAAATTGGTTTTCACTTCACAGGTGTGCCTTGTTAGGATTCATTTTTGGAATTTCTCACCTTCTTAATGGGGTTGGGACTGTCAGTTGTGTTGTCAGGTTGGTACACAACCCTATTTGACAACTACTAGAATTCATATTATGGCAAGAACCAATCAGCTAAGTAAAGAGAAACGACAGTCCATCATTACTTTGAGAAATGACGGTCAGTCAGTTCGGAAAATTGCAAAAACTGAATCTGTCCCCAATTGCAGTGGCAAAAACCATCAAGCACTACAACAAAACTGGCTCACATGAGGACTGCACTAGGAAAGGAAGACTGATGGCGTATTTCcgccggctctactcgcctcgccacggcacagtttaagtagcgtttccactagcatagtacgtTGTACCAGGCACTATTGTTTGTACCTGCTCCaacgaggttccaaaagcgtgctgagtaggtactatgcgatgattggtcagactgctggccactgactggccagagtcaaatcaaatcaagccGAAGAGTGCCGAACTGATTAAAAcaacttaacaatcctaaaaatgtgggttaatctccaacaactaccaggaaaatctctatatttaacagaggagtttggtgtatttagggacagcactgtcgatcgcgagcggcatcacagaacctgccgctgtagtctgtggagtaggaggctgtactccggagacgtgtggacagaaatcaagcacAACATTGCCGAACTGTAGAAAACCAACCCAACTAAAAACATGGGTtgatctccaacaattaccaatTGACTAATTGGCTGATTAAATTTCTGACGAAGAGGGACAGTCGTCTTGGTAAGCTAATTGGCTAGTTAGCTGGTAAAATTAACGTCAACAGTGAGCTACTTACTTGTAGCTGTAAAcgttaatattaataatgacgATTTCATTAGCCTTAGCACACATATGTTATGTGTTTGCTGTACCGTTATTTCAGCGATGTCAAGTTTGAATAGGAAATGTGATAACGCTAATggtttataatatatattcataGTGCATAGTTTTTGGTTCCATTTAACAATGCACTAAACATTTACAGCTAAAAAATAAAGGCCAGAGTTGtgccttcattttattttatttatcacatgtcaGAAATGCTGCTACAAGCTGCAAAGTTCATTAAAAGTTGAATGAACTATCatcttaattgtctttatttttagttagCACCTTAAACACTTCAAGCTGGAAGCTAATAATGGTTAAGTGCAGCTGCATGCTGGTGTGATAAGCTGCAATGATCGTATGATCATTATGAATCATCACGAACATATAATCCAATTAGTCGACTAATCGCAAAAATAATCAGTGATTCGTCAGTTATCAAAATAATCGTTTGGGGCAGCCCTAGCTGCTTAAATAAGTTCATCCGAGTCACCAACCTCAGAAATCGCAAGTTAACAGCACCTCAGATTAGAGCCCAGATGAATGCCACACAGAGTTCTAGTAGCAGACACATCTCTACATCTGCTGTTCAGAGGAGACTGCACAAATCGGGCCTTTATGGTCAAATAGCTGCTAAAAAACACTACTAAGGAAAAGCAACAAACGGTAGAGATGTGTTTGGGCCAAGAAACACAAGGTATTGATGTTAGACCAGTGGAAATCTGTGCTTTGGTCTGATGAGTCCAAATTTGAGATCTTTGGTGCAGTTTCTTTGTGGGACGCAGAATAGGTGAACGGATGGTCTCTACATACATGGTTCCCACCGTGAAGCATGGCGGAGGAGGTGTGATGGTGTCGGGGTGCTTCTTTGTTGGGGATTTATTCAAAAATGAAGGCACACTGAACCAGCATGACTACTGCAGCATCATGCCATTCCGTCTGGTTTGCATTTAGTTGgaccatcatttatttttcaaaaggacaatgaccccaaacacaccTCCAGGCTGTTTCAGGGCTATTTGATCAAGAAGGAGAGTGATGGAGTGCTGCGCCAGATGATCTGGCCTCCTCAGTCACCTGACCTAAACCCAATAGAGATGGTTTCGGATGAGATTGACCGCAGAGTGAAGGCAAAAGGGCTCAGAATCTCTGGGAACTCCTTCAAGACTGTTGGAAAACCATTTCAGGTGACTACCTCATGAAGCTCACCAAGAGAATGTCAAGAGTGTGCAAAGCAGTAATCAAAGCAAAGGGTGGCTATTTTGAGgaatctaaaatataaaaaatgttttgaggcatttcacacttttttgtttactaCATAGTTCCATATGTattaatgtatgtgtgtatgtgtatgtatatgtgtgtgtatatgtatattatatgtgTTATAATCATATCATCCTtggtgtatatgtgtgtgtatattatattctgtctaaaCATATTAGAGTTAATAACCGTAGGTTTTGGTTGTGTTACCAGGCAAACCGGCATATGAAATCTGTGACTAGGATCCAGATTGGGCACCATCTCTATGTCTAGGTGGCAGCCAGACCAAGTCTACAGACACTGCACGTAATGCCAGACAACAAAACAGGAAACGGCAAAGGACACCTGAGATGGCCGAAACCACAATTAATGACACCACAACTGAGGACACCAATGCCACAGGGTCATGAAGAAGCAGAGGGTGGAAATGAAGTTTGTGAGCCTGCTGACAAGAGACCGCTGACCGACTCTATTccgtttggtatcaggcacgtcgttttccattacttcaacGTCATACTGCGGCACAGCGCAGTACTGTTCGGTGTTATTCTCGTGTCggatgtcgcgctcatgactcttccagtgatgacattccagtgatgacactctgaccaatcagtggtcgtttagtatcggctcagttcacttggaacctcgccaaagcaggtaccaaaaaaggCACCaagtactatccctaatggaaaagcaaaaaaaaaaaacagcagcgtTCCTTCAAGCCAGCGGTACCCATCCCTGTCTTTTTACTCTTGAGCCAGTCTGAGACCAGTGCACATTAAAGAGTGAGGTATATAACGGATGGAATCTCTTATGTATAAAATTATAgctatatttattattactgtgaCTACAAATGTCAACATTACTGTTGGTGTTTCACCAGTatcatttttaagtgattttaaatgttaatctcAAAGAACAGACAGCATATTGTTGCTGAAAGTCACTTAAATTTACCTTTAACTAAAAACACGTAATCGACAGCACATTGCTTAAgattgcagtttttttttttcatgttcatcCTTTTCTCTCCTGTATCCCCTCCTTGAAAAGCAGACAGACTTTGACTTCCAGTTTAGCCTTCATTAGTTTTTAAGACTGCACACGGGTATTATAGGAGCAAAtaacatattatttatttttgtatttatttaatggGGACAATGCAGTTTAACATAGTTCCAAGACAAAGAGTTCATAGCAATTGCCAAGTTACAACTCCAGTTCCTCGTTTGGCtgcaaacaaataacaaactaacagtacatcacagcagacatttcaCAAAGCACACatcatacaacaataataacaattaacTTTAGCTAAAGTGAGTAAAGCTCTGATTTGAGCCAACATTTAACCTCCATAAATTTTATATTTGAAATTGATTTGACTCCACGTGGTAGTGAATTCCATATTTGACAGCCTCTTTCAGGAAAAGCCGATGCTCCAAACGTAGAGCAACAATGCAATATTTTACAGTAACCACTCCGTGCGCTCTCTAGTTACTATTTTTTTGTCTGGTCTTTGGATGAATCTGGGTCAATattaattaaattacatttacttaTGCCAcagagttgtttgtttgtgctcttacattttgagtacttttttaaAATCTGCATCTTTACGTTTTGTGATGTATCGTGTGGGGATGCAATGATTAATCGTTTTTCGAAATATCGAATATTTTGGTAATTGATTGAGTGGGTGGAGTGCTTTcttaacaattaaaacaagtttcctaatttttcaacttcttaaatgtaaatgtttttttccccaattgattttctccatataacaaagacattaTTAAAGGTGACTAATtctgttttgtggacaaaacaagacatttagttttcattttatcgaccaatcaacagattaatcagttatgaaaataatcatgattTGCAGCCTTAAGTATTGTACTTTACTCAATTTTAAATCTCTGGAGCTTTGTAAGTCCTTATTTCTTTCATATCTTGTGCACTAAAGATAAGGATTTTGTGGTAACAGGTCTGATTCCTGCTCATTATCATTCTGTGTGGAAGAATTTTAAGTCTTTCTTCATTTGACATCCTATGGTTCATTGGCTGATTTGTCTCCATTTAATGGACATTAAATAGAacgaaacataaacaaatatcgGGGTATTTTTGTCTATGCTGATATAGAGATAAGGGATATATGGGGTAACGTTTTTTgggagatgtttgtgcttctcaaagagtgcgagtgacaatacactgcaaataaactctaaaataaaatatcttctgtttatgatctgtattacatgatctttaaatacatgtattaatGCCTTTCATTTCAGACAATACCTCATTATTTAtctggctttttaatgttaaatgaatgtTTACATATAACTTTGTTAATTCCATTTTtttagatatgtgtgtgtgtgtgtgtatgtgtatccatatgtatatatatgtgtgtgtgtgtgtgtgtgtgttaatttatcatatttagtgtattttacAGATGTAAGCAATATGAtagtatattacattacattacatgtcatttagcagacgcttttatccaaagtgacttacaagggatttgagtacaacctgccaggggtggagttgaacttgcgaccatgaagtcttttgcacacagggtaccggtcttataTAATATCCATGTACTGCCTACGAGTTAAAACAGCCTGGCCTGGCCTTTGAAGGGCCGCATTAAGGTTACGCCTGCGTATGTATTGTCTACAATTATGTTAGAGTCATGATCAGAATCGGACTTTAAACAGCATAACATATATTAAACATGTGCTAAACCTGTTCctacttgtgtttttatgtttcagggaaaaaaagtgaaaacccTCGGTCACCTGACTATGTGCCCTCCATCTTCAAGAACGTGCCAACCccagagaagaaaaggaaagggaTGCAGTTGGATGAATCCAACAGAGGACAGAAGAGCAAACTCCAAAGATGTGAACAAGTATCTTCTCCACCAGACCGTTCTCTAGAAAGCAGCCTGCAGCCAACTGCAGAAAATGACACAGAAGCTCCTGCAGAGGAATCAACCTACAAAGTACTTAAAGAGGATTTCCAGCCCATTCCCACTGACAATGACGAACTAGCGACTCCACTGTGTTCCAGTGAAACCTGTAGGAAATACGTGAAATATCTTGAGTTGAAATACCAAGCAATAGAGAGTGAAAATCTGCTGTtgaaagagaaaataagcaGCACCGGACTAAATGAGACTGGTCTCCAAAACTATGATAAAAAGATCAATATTCTCACTGGTTTACCAACATATTCACTGCTGATGACCGTCTTTAACGTTGTAGCTCCCTTTTTACAGCAGTCAAACCACTTTAGACTCACAATATTTCAGCAGTTCATGCTGACTTTAATTAAGCTGAAAATGAATTTGTCCTTTGACTTTTTGGCGTATTATTTTGGCGTCGATTCAAGCACCGTTTCAGaggttttcaaacactgtaTCAGTGTCATGTATTGTAGGCTAGTGCCGTGTCTGGTTATATGGCCTGAGAGAGAATCTTTAAGAGAATCTCTTCCATGTGCATTCAGTAACAGTTCATTTGAAATGACAGTGTGCATTATCGACTGTTTTGAAATATGCATCGAGAAACCAAGCGACTTGTTAGCCAGTGCTCAGTGTTTTTCAACATGCAACACAATTAAGTATTTAATCGCCATCTGCCCCAGAGGCTctatttgtttcatttccaaTGGGTGGGGAGGCCGAACGAGCGACAAGTTCATCACACAGCAGAGtaactttttgtctcatttgctCCCGGGAGACCTTGTTTTGTCGGACAGGGATTTAGACGACGAAGACCACTCTTTACATTCTCCCGAAGCGGAAATTACCATACCGGTGTACACTCTTGGCAATAACCAGCTAGATCCTGTTAAGCTGGAAAACACAGAATGTTTGGAAGCTCTCAGAACACACATTGAAAAAGTCTTTGGTGTTCTGCAACAAAAGTACCCCATTTTACAAAGCACCATGCCCATCGGTCTCACCGACGTCGACCAAGAAAATGATGTGACCTACCTGGACAAAGTTGTCAAAGTATGTTGTGCTCTCACTAATGTCTCTGAATCTCTTGTACACCTGCCTGAGCAGAACTATGGATCATCAATCTGACAACAGTTGCTGGATAAAGCAACTAATGATCAATGTGCTGCAATCATCACAGATTTAGTTACAGATACACaatgttgatttttctttttctatcaaACGACTGCTTGATATAAGCTAAATGCAGAACGTGCACAACAGAGGGTGAGAAAGCCTCTCCTCACTCTTCCCTTTCAAGTGTGATGGAGaaactatgtagccttcagttacaATGTGATTGTACACATAAAATATTAAGGAACATTTTCCATATTTTGTTTCTGCCAAATGCAAAGATATTTTCTGCTAAGTTTTACAAACTGGACTTCTAATACAACTCACAACAGCtctgacaaaatgtttttttgtttcttttatttttcacttataTTGTGAACTCTATGTAAataaacctgtttgtgtgtcagtcatTTTGAGGTGaaacctgtttgttttggtggtgCTGTCAACTTcctataataataacacaaaagaGTTATTACCATCCTATGTCCTTGTTAAAACAATGCAAGTATCTTGCCATGCTAAATACAATAATCTTTATTTGTATAAAAACTAGAGGCTGACCTAAATAAGTGGACTCCTCTTCCTTACTCCTTACAGGCCTGGATAATTTAACTGATGTCACTGTCATTTATTTGGTTGTTGTTTCACCTGGAAAACATTCAAATCTAATATATAAAACAATTTACAACAACTCatggttgttggtttttttgttgACCTGACAACTGTAGCTGGGACATGTCTGGGACATTTTTCTTGTCAGAACAAATTAGAAttctttttgtaaaaacaaactttaaatgggaTTTGGTGGGCAGCAGAGGATTTCCAGAATTTAACATAGGGTGTGACATGGCTGACATAGGGAATTCatttcatgtactgtatgtttgctTCTTCCTTATGTGtgagtatacagtatatataggtatatacatAATTAAGATTTAGTTCATTATTAGCTGCTTTTGTCTAATATGCAGTGACATTTCACCCAGCTCCGTCTGAAGAACAAACTCAACAGTAGAgtctaattcattcattttctagcACTTTAGTCCCAGAGacaacccatgcacacatggggagaacatgctagCTCCACACAGAAAATTGAATGAAGCAGATTGATCGGATAACTTATTATCAagatagttgacgattcatttagtaaacaATTAATAATCGAGTCATCATTGCAGCAACTTTTTCCCCAAAACATTGTGTCTTACAGCTGACAATATAGAAGCCAACACAAAAAgatacaaaaagtcataataatgagatactactaagtcataaatatgagataccaTCGCACCGATTTGCCTGTGTATATATCAATCTGCAATTCTAATCTGTGACTTTGAATGGTGTAGTCTCTAGTAGTTTTCTGGTTTGTAGGCTGAATACATGCCTCCTGGCTACAGCAGTAACATGCAAAGTTTAGACCACCAAGATGAAGGACGAAcattttgcattggttgcaCTGGTGCACCTAACTTTTTAATTTAGGTCCAGCAGCATAGCATTCAGGTGCACCCAACATTTTAATGTGCTGCCCTCATTGCCActgttttaaggttttttttcatttcccatatacatttatacttaCCAAAAGTCTCATTTGTCAGTACCAATAAAGGTGGTAAAACTGAGTGGCAGCTGTGTCACAGTAGCTAGGTCATAAAGTGAAAGCAAGGGATTTAGGAAATGTGTCATATTCCCATAACATTACATTGCGAGACGTTGTTGTGAAACTAGAAGAGTGGTTTTGGCAGAAATTGCTACTACAGTAATCCAACTCAAGTAGTTTTTATAACTATGTGTGAGTGCGTtgaaaaatctaaaatgtaCTTTGAACTAATATACCTAGGAGTCAACACACCATCTGCTTCAAAAGGTGCAGCTGATTGTCCATCAAGATAAGCATTTTATCTGAACCTCAATAGAAAACATACCATACTTTTTAGAATATTAACATGTTGAACATCATAGATAAGGTCATTGATTTCTCAGTTCAACTGGGCTTAGCAAGAGCTGTGCTAAATATTACCTGAGCACCTCAGACAGCgggcgtagtggttagcactctcgccttgcagcgagaagacccgggttcgagccccggttggaacaagggcctttctgcatggagtttgcatgttctccccgtgtgtgcgtgggttctctccgggttctccgccttccttccacagtccaaaaacatgcaatgtggggataggtaaattgaacactctaaattgaccataggagtgagtgtgagagtgaatggttgtttgtctctatctgtgtgtggccctgcgatggactggcgaactgtccagggtgtaccccgcctatcgcccgatgtagctgagattggcacagcaccccccgcaaccctctggcagaggataaagcggtagatactgactgactgacctcaGACAGCTGGGGTATCTGATAGGTCTAGGCAGGTCTAAACTATCCCATCTAGATCTATAGAGTGTAAAGATCAAGAAAGTCCAGTCTGTCATTGACCTCATGGAGAATAATTGACTCAACCCTATGTGTCCTGATGAGAAAGATCTGGTTGGCCTTTCCAATGGCTCTATGGCTCCACCTGCTGTGATCTGTAGTTTCTTGAAAGCCTTTGAGATAAGAGAAAAGGTCTACCAGGcattcaaacaaacatgtggacCCACCACCGTTGAAATTCAATGATAATATAACCAAGTAATGTCTGATATCTTctccactgcacacacaaaaagcaagCACAAGATGTTGTTCTGAAGGTAGTCAGGCAACTGTCCAGCCACATGATCCTTGTGGCTCAAAGCAGGAAGGTGAATGTGAGGGATATCCTTGCCCACCCACTGGGTCCACTGCAATGGGCACTGGCACTGATGGGACCACTTGCCAGAGAGCTTAAAAAGAATGGCTCTCCTATACAGAACGCAGTCCAACAAGTATACTATACCATCATTGACAAGACAAGCCTGGTCCAAAAATGAATAGCAACAATAAAAACTTTGCACAGATGACAGGATTAATGCTGGATCATGTCTACCATCTGAGATCTGAACAAGAAAAGTACAGGGGGGACATCAAGTCCAGTAGTGGACATAATCCTTGTGCCGTCCAAACTCAACAAGTTTCTGGTGAAAGAGAGGAAACTCCCACTATAGAGCTTTGGACAGTGACGTCACATAACCAAGGAAATGCCTCTGACACAGCCCCTGGCAGGAAACAACATGGTTCATCTCATAACTGTATACAGTAGATATTAGACAGCACAGAAATCAGGCAATATGTCGGAACGTTTGTCTCTTCACCAGTTGTTTTCATCTtcaaagtgaagatggtggttGTGCCATGGGATGCCAAAATAGTCAGAGACAAGCTAATGGGAGAACATTTTGCAGATCCAAAGAGACAGTAGAAGTGAACTGCTGCTATGAAACATGTTCACAGTGATGGGAGCAAACACAAACTAAagattttataaataaaggaCTCAGTAACAGACACAACATAGAAACTATTaacggggggtggggggcgttTACATATCTGTTTCAAAGTCGCATCCGAttccacccacgttgaggatgtaatatagtaatggaaaacgaacTGCGTAGCGCTGTGCTATCTTGTGCTGGGACTTTACAGTGAAAAAGTGCCAATATATCTATCAGTCATTAAATGGTGCATCTAGGgtatgtagacatggtcaagatgagcTGCTCATGTTCAAATTGTGCAtaaaagttagtttttttttacaaactgctgatctactgggattttcatgcacaacaaTCTCCAGGGTTTACGCAGGATAGCCCAATAAAAGAGCAAATATCCAGTGAGTATTAGCTCTCTGAGAGAATGTGCCTTGCCAAAAAGGCCAAAGCTTAGAGGGGAATAGCCAGGCTGGCTTCAAATGATAGATCAGCAAAAGTAACtcaaatatttattcattacaAACAAGATGTGTAGAAAATTATCTGTCAATGCCCAACATATGACACCTTGAAGCTATGGCGGCCACACCGGTTGCAAATCCTACCATTTTGTGTCCACTATGCCTAAAAAAGTGGCCGTTGAGTGTATGAGCTAGGAGTggcgttttttctttttgttgataaTTATttgatgtattatattatacatttattgaCGTATACGAACGAGGGAGTCGCGCTTTAATAGCCGTACAAAGTGTTTCTGCGTTGGCAAACACAGTCGTATGTCTCTCCCGACAAGACTACATTACCCAGCATGCACCAGcaaatgtgtacatttaaacGATTGGCTGGCACAATCACGCCCCCCATGTCACTTCAGGTCCTGGGAGTCGCTGACAGATGTAGTGCATGTGAATTCTACGAGGGTGAGGGACAACACCATGGCCACTGTTGGCGTCGCCGTCTCCCGCTTCCTTGACAGGCACAACAGTTCTATTAATAATTTCGTAAAAGTCTTCGCAAGGCGCGGCAGCCCGGGCTCTCGGCGGCCGTATTCCAGTGCTACGCACAGGGAAAATGAAGATGAAGTCGGAGACTCGTCTCTAGCTGCTCCCAACTTTGTAGCATCTCTGAAAACCAGCTCGAGACAGGTAAACGGCGAGTCCACCGTCCTGTTCACATCTTTAACTTTGTGTGGCTGGCTAACTACATGCTAGATATTCGACTTGTTAGCTTGTGGCGTCATTTACAGGGTGAAGGCACATGTGTTGTCACATGTGGTGTACTTTGACCATCACATGACATTGATTTCACgctgtgtttgtcctgtgtctttgtttctaGCAGAAGTTCAGAGAAGACGCATTACTTTAAACTCTGGTTTAATGCAGGAAGGCCCAGACAGGGTGATGTGTTTGAGTAtaagaaacaaactaatgctAGATATAAATATGCTCTCCGTCATATTAAGACCAACGAGAACACTATCAGAGCT
This genomic interval from Solea solea chromosome 18, fSolSol10.1, whole genome shotgun sequence contains the following:
- the LOC131445085 gene encoding uncharacterized protein LOC131445085 isoform X3 yields the protein MAWVSAVNRENITTERVPPSMRVCSLHFNSGKKSENPRSPDYVPSIFKNVPTPEKKRKGMQLDESNRGQKSKLQRCEQVSSPPDRSLESSLQPTAENDTEAPAEESTYKVLKEDFQPIPTDNDELATPLCSSETCRKYVKYLELKYQAIESENLLLKEKISSTGLNETGLQNYDKKINILTGLPTYSLLMTVFNVVAPFLQQSNHFRLTIFQQFMLTLIKLKMNLSFDFLAYYFGVDSSTVSEVFKHCISVMYCRLVPCLVIWPERESLRESLPCAFSNSSFEMTVCIIDCFEICIEKPSDLLASAQCFSTCNTIKYLIAICPRGSICFISNGWGGRTSDKFITQQSNFLSHLLPGDLVLSDRDLDDEDHSLHSPEAEITIPVYTLGNNQLDPVKLENTECLEALRTHIEKVFGVLQQKYPILQSTMPIGLTDVDQENDVTYLDKVVKVCCALTNVSESLVHLPEQNYGSSI
- the LOC131445085 gene encoding uncharacterized protein LOC131445085 isoform X4, yielding MQLDESNRGQKSKLQRCEQVSSPPDRSLESSLQPTAENDTEAPAEESTYKVLKEDFQPIPTDNDELATPLCSSETCRKYVKYLELKYQAIESENLLLKEKISSTGLNETGLQNYDKKINILTGLPTYSLLMTVFNVVAPFLQQSNHFRLTIFQQFMLTLIKLKMNLSFDFLAYYFGVDSSTVSEVFKHCISVMYCRLVPCLVIWPERESLRESLPCAFSNSSFEMTVCIIDCFEICIEKPSDLLASAQCFSTCNTIKYLIAICPRGSICFISNGWGGRTSDKFITQQSNFLSHLLPGDLVLSDRDLDDEDHSLHSPEAEITIPVYTLGNNQLDPVKLENTECLEALRTHIEKVFGVLQQKYPILQSTMPIGLTDVDQENDVTYLDKVVKVCCALTNVSESLVHLPEQNYGSSI
- the LOC131445085 gene encoding uncharacterized protein LOC131445085 isoform X1 — encoded protein: MVDSCCAPGCRNRREQGNGKAFYRIPKDPERRQRWITAIKRARMSEHWEPSANGFRLCSDHFISGNQISGITGRRRMAWVSAVNRENITTERVPPSMRVCSLHFNSGKKSENPRSPDYVPSIFKNVPTPEKKRKGMQLDESNRGQKSKLQRCEQVSSPPDRSLESSLQPTAENDTEAPAEESTYKVLKEDFQPIPTDNDELATPLCSSETCRKYVKYLELKYQAIESENLLLKEKISSTGLNETGLQNYDKKINILTGLPTYSLLMTVFNVVAPFLQQSNHFRLTIFQQFMLTLIKLKMNLSFDFLAYYFGVDSSTVSEVFKHCISVMYCRLVPCLVIWPERESLRESLPCAFSNSSFEMTVCIIDCFEICIEKPSDLLASAQCFSTCNTIKYLIAICPRGSICFISNGWGGRTSDKFITQQSNFLSHLLPGDLVLSDRDLDDEDHSLHSPEAEITIPVYTLGNNQLDPVKLENTECLEALRTHIEKVFGVLQQKYPILQSTMPIGLTDVDQENDVTYLDKVVKVCCALTNVSESLVHLPEQNYGSSI
- the LOC131445085 gene encoding uncharacterized protein LOC131445085 isoform X2; this translates as MVDSCCAPGCRNRREQGNGKAFYRIPKDPERRQRWITAIKRARMSEHWEPSANGFRLCSDHFISGKKSENPRSPDYVPSIFKNVPTPEKKRKGMQLDESNRGQKSKLQRCEQVSSPPDRSLESSLQPTAENDTEAPAEESTYKVLKEDFQPIPTDNDELATPLCSSETCRKYVKYLELKYQAIESENLLLKEKISSTGLNETGLQNYDKKINILTGLPTYSLLMTVFNVVAPFLQQSNHFRLTIFQQFMLTLIKLKMNLSFDFLAYYFGVDSSTVSEVFKHCISVMYCRLVPCLVIWPERESLRESLPCAFSNSSFEMTVCIIDCFEICIEKPSDLLASAQCFSTCNTIKYLIAICPRGSICFISNGWGGRTSDKFITQQSNFLSHLLPGDLVLSDRDLDDEDHSLHSPEAEITIPVYTLGNNQLDPVKLENTECLEALRTHIEKVFGVLQQKYPILQSTMPIGLTDVDQENDVTYLDKVVKVCCALTNVSESLVHLPEQNYGSSI